One stretch of Pigmentiphaga aceris DNA includes these proteins:
- a CDS encoding thiolase family protein has product MPDATALILGWARSAVAPHGGVFKTLHPHDIAAPVVQGLLARAGIAADMVDAVVVGNALGAGGNPARMVALAAGLPDRSAAYSVDTQCCAGLDAVSMAVGLLASGNASVVIAGGVEAWSRAPIRQHRPMHVGEAAVSYERPAFAPDPARDPDMLLAAARYAARRGYTRVAQDAYAILSHERALARADTVAQEIVPVAGLDRDAYPRHIKLSRAARMPAVAVSDEIAQAGEQAGAEAGVQTRLCDTPPAFAPDHSLSALSIAPRADGAAFVVLANPDACKRLGLQARATWIGSASIGAAPETPMLAAIAASQTVLARVGLSMGDMAAVELHDAFAVQALSFCDALGLKPAALNRRGGGLARGHPIGASAAIALVRLLADLERDEAPGAFGLTAVAGAGGIGAAAVVARGQ; this is encoded by the coding sequence ATGCCTGATGCCACTGCGCTGATATTGGGTTGGGCGCGCAGTGCGGTCGCGCCGCACGGCGGTGTCTTCAAAACCCTGCATCCTCACGACATTGCGGCCCCGGTGGTTCAAGGGCTGCTTGCTCGTGCTGGCATCGCTGCCGACATGGTGGATGCCGTGGTGGTGGGCAACGCTTTGGGCGCAGGCGGCAACCCGGCGCGCATGGTGGCGCTGGCTGCCGGTCTGCCTGATCGATCCGCTGCTTACTCAGTGGACACGCAGTGCTGCGCGGGGCTGGATGCCGTATCGATGGCCGTTGGTTTGCTGGCATCTGGCAATGCGTCAGTAGTGATCGCCGGTGGGGTAGAAGCCTGGAGCAGGGCACCCATTCGCCAGCATCGACCCATGCATGTCGGGGAAGCGGCGGTGTCTTATGAGCGGCCCGCTTTTGCCCCTGATCCGGCCCGTGACCCGGATATGCTGCTGGCTGCCGCGCGTTATGCGGCGCGGCGTGGTTACACCCGGGTGGCGCAGGATGCCTATGCGATTCTGAGTCACGAGCGTGCGCTTGCCCGCGCGGATACGGTTGCGCAGGAAATCGTGCCGGTGGCGGGGCTGGACCGGGATGCATATCCGCGGCACATCAAGTTGTCGCGGGCGGCGCGCATGCCCGCAGTGGCGGTGTCGGATGAGATTGCGCAAGCGGGCGAGCAGGCGGGTGCAGAAGCAGGAGTACAGACGCGTTTATGCGACACGCCGCCTGCCTTTGCCCCGGATCATTCATTAAGCGCGCTGTCGATTGCCCCCAGGGCCGACGGTGCGGCGTTTGTCGTACTGGCCAACCCTGACGCCTGTAAGCGCCTGGGCTTGCAAGCGCGTGCAACCTGGATAGGATCTGCATCCATCGGCGCGGCACCGGAAACCCCGATGCTCGCGGCGATTGCTGCCAGCCAAACCGTGCTTGCCCGCGTCGGCCTGTCGATGGGTGATATGGCCGCTGTGGAACTGCACGATGCTTTTGCCGTACAGGCGCTCAGCTTTTGTGATGCATTGGGACTGAAACCCGCAGCCCTGAACCGGCGCGGCGGCGGACTGGCGCGTGGTCATCCCATCGGGGCATCGGCAGCCATTGCCTTGGTGCGCTTGCTGGCAGACTTGGAGCGCGACGAAGCGCCCGGCGCATTCGGGCTGACCGCCGTGGCGGGGGCGGGTGGCATTGGTGCGGCGGCGGTGGTGGCACGCGGGCAGTGA